The following are from one region of the Salvia hispanica cultivar TCC Black 2014 chromosome 1, UniMelb_Shisp_WGS_1.0, whole genome shotgun sequence genome:
- the LOC125198963 gene encoding pectin acetylesterase 8-like, protein MSYLESTDYEFIKYGITFKGILDSDSQFNPDFYNWHKVFVHYCDGSLFLSDVDQVDPTNNITFRGGRIYNAVMEEMLDKGMWNAHNAMLTGFSAGGLSTILHCDRFRALFPNTTRVKEGELANQSDSHFAGVIAANELRALLPSSCASKRDPNLCLFAEYLVEDVATPLFIAESAFDMFQIAYDFILTIPGLDPRKWENCSRSLEQCNATQIGIIKDFGTIFKKTLMKLNNSSSRGVFLDSCYLHTHILQSYNWIFFPVLDNKSVGKAIGDWFYDRSIFQEIDALNLYPQYCYPLSKK, encoded by the exons ATGTCCTATCTTGAAAGCACTGACtatgaatttattaaatatgggATAACATTCAAAGGAATACTTGACTCAGATAGTCAATTTAATCCCG atttctACAATTGGCATAAAGTTTTTGTGCACTACTGTGATGGCTCGTTGTTTTTGTCAGACGTCGACCAAGTTGATCCT aCTAACAACATCACATTCCGAGGTGGGAGGATCTATAATGCTGTAATGGAGGAGATGCTTGACAAAGGAATGTGGAATGCTCACAAT GCTATGTTGACGGGTTTCTCAGCAGGTGGATTGAGCACAATCCTACATTGTGATAGATTCCGAGCCCTCTTTCCAAATACTACAAGAGTCAA GGAAGGTGAATTGGCAAACCAATCAGACAGCCATTTTGCTGGAGTGATTGCTGCAAAT GAACTTAGAGCATTATTGCCTAGTTCATGCGCTTCTAAAAGGGACCCCAATTTG tgtCTCTTCGCCGAGTATTTGGTTGAAGATGTTGCCACTCCACTCTTTATAGCTGAATCAGCTTTTGATATGTTCCAG ATTGCATACGACTTCATATTAACTATTCCTGGTCTGGATCCaagaaaatgggaaaattGCTCACGTTCCTTGGAGCAGTGCAATGCTACACAAATAGGAATAATAAAAG attttggaACTATTTTCAAGAAGACATTAATGAAACTCAATAACTCTTCGAGTAGAGGGGTATTTTTGGATTCGTGCTATCTTCATACACATATCTTGCAAAGCTATAACTGGATATTCTTTCCGGTACTTGACAATAAA AGTGTAGGAAAAGCTATTGGTGATTGGTTTTATGATCGAAGTATATTTCAAGAGATAGATGCTCTTAATTTATATCCACAATATTGTTATCCcctttcaaaaaaataa